One part of the Georgfuchsia toluolica genome encodes these proteins:
- the fusA gene encoding elongation factor G has protein sequence MARKTPIERYRNIGISAHIDAGKTTTTERILFYTGVNHKIGEVHDGAATMDWMEQEQERGITITSAATTCFWKGMANNFSEHRINIIDTPGHVDFTIEVERSMRVLDGACMVYCAVGGVQPQSETVWRQATKYKVPRLAFVNKMDRQGADFFKVHDQMRARLKANPIPLQIPIGAEEKFAGVVDLIKMKSIIWDEASQGIKFEYGEVPTELQAKAEEWREKMIEAAAEANEDLMNKYLESGDLSEEEIKLGLRTRTINAEIVPMLCGSAFKNKGVQAMLDAVVEFLPAPTDIPPVKGVLENETEGSRTASDSEPFAALAFKIMTDPFVGQLTFFRVYSGVIKTGDTVYNPIKGRKERLGRILQMHANQREEIKEVFAGDIAAAVGLKEATTGETLCDPAKVITLERMIFPEPVIHVAVEPKTKADQEKMGIALNRLAQEDPSFRVRTDEESGQTIISGMGELHLEILVDRMKREFSVDANVGAPQVAYREAIRKAVEQEGKFIKQSGGRGQYGHVWIKLEPNETGKGFEFVDAIKGGTVPREFIPAVEKGLIDTLPNGVLAGFPVVDVKVTLFDGSYHDVDSNENAFKMAASMAFKDAMRKASPVLLEPMMAVEVETPEDYMGNVMGDLSSRRGIVQGMEDQVGGIKLIKAEVPLAEMFGYSTTLRSLSQGRATYTMEFKHYSEAPKNVAEAIINKK, from the coding sequence GAGCAGGAGCGTGGAATCACCATTACCTCGGCGGCAACCACTTGTTTCTGGAAGGGGATGGCCAACAACTTTTCCGAGCATCGCATTAATATTATCGATACTCCGGGACACGTCGACTTCACCATCGAAGTCGAGCGTTCGATGCGCGTGCTCGACGGTGCCTGCATGGTGTATTGCGCCGTAGGTGGCGTGCAGCCACAGTCAGAGACCGTCTGGCGCCAGGCCACCAAGTACAAAGTGCCACGTTTGGCCTTCGTCAACAAGATGGATCGTCAAGGCGCAGACTTTTTCAAAGTGCATGACCAGATGCGCGCACGCCTCAAGGCCAACCCGATTCCGCTGCAGATTCCGATCGGCGCGGAAGAGAAGTTCGCCGGTGTGGTCGACCTCATCAAGATGAAGTCCATCATCTGGGACGAGGCCTCGCAGGGCATCAAGTTCGAGTACGGCGAGGTTCCGACCGAACTTCAGGCCAAGGCCGAAGAATGGCGCGAGAAGATGATCGAGGCCGCCGCTGAGGCCAATGAAGATCTGATGAACAAGTACCTCGAATCAGGTGATCTGAGCGAAGAGGAAATCAAGCTCGGTCTGCGCACGCGCACCATCAATGCCGAAATCGTACCCATGCTGTGCGGCTCCGCGTTCAAGAACAAGGGCGTGCAGGCGATGCTGGACGCGGTGGTTGAATTCCTGCCGGCGCCGACCGACATTCCGCCGGTCAAGGGCGTTCTCGAAAATGAAACCGAGGGGTCGCGTACGGCTTCGGACAGCGAGCCATTCGCCGCGCTGGCGTTCAAGATCATGACCGACCCCTTTGTCGGCCAGCTGACCTTTTTCCGCGTGTACTCGGGTGTAATCAAGACCGGTGACACCGTCTATAACCCCATCAAGGGACGCAAGGAGCGTCTTGGCCGCATTCTGCAGATGCACGCCAACCAACGCGAGGAAATCAAGGAAGTGTTCGCGGGCGATATCGCTGCTGCGGTCGGGCTCAAGGAAGCCACTACTGGTGAAACTTTGTGCGACCCGGCCAAAGTCATTACGCTGGAACGCATGATTTTCCCCGAGCCGGTGATTCACGTTGCCGTTGAGCCGAAGACCAAGGCTGACCAGGAAAAGATGGGCATTGCCCTGAATCGCCTGGCGCAGGAAGACCCCTCGTTCCGTGTGCGCACCGATGAAGAATCCGGTCAGACCATTATCTCCGGTATGGGCGAGTTGCACCTGGAAATTCTGGTGGATCGCATGAAGCGCGAATTCAGCGTCGACGCCAATGTTGGTGCCCCGCAGGTGGCCTATCGCGAAGCGATCCGCAAGGCAGTCGAGCAGGAAGGCAAGTTCATCAAACAGTCTGGCGGCCGCGGTCAGTATGGCCACGTCTGGATCAAGCTGGAACCAAACGAAACCGGCAAGGGCTTCGAGTTTGTTGATGCCATCAAGGGCGGCACGGTGCCGCGCGAATTCATTCCGGCGGTGGAAAAAGGCCTTATCGATACGCTGCCTAACGGCGTGCTGGCCGGCTTCCCGGTGGTGGACGTGAAGGTCACGCTGTTCGACGGTTCCTATCATGATGTCGACTCGAACGAAAATGCGTTCAAGATGGCCGCCTCGATGGCTTTCAAGGATGCCATGCGCAAGGCCAGCCCGGTGTTGCTGGAGCCGATGATGGCGGTCGAAGTCGAAACGCCGGAAGACTACATGGGCAACGTCATGGGCGACCTGTCGAGCCGGCGCGGCATTGTGCAGGGCATGGAAGACCAGGTCGGTGGCATCAAGCTGATCAAGGCCGAAGTGCCGCTCGCCGAAATGTTTGGTTATTCGACGACGCTGCGTTCGCTGTCGCAGGGCCGCGCTACCTATACCATGGAATTCAAGCATTACTCCGAGGCGCCGAAGAATGTCGCCGAGGCCATCATCAACAAGAAGTAA
- the tuf gene encoding elongation factor Tu: MAKGKFERTKPHVNVGTIGHVDHGKTTLTAAITSVLSAKFGGEAKAYDQIDAAPEEKARGITINTAHVEYETANRHYAHVDCPGHADYIKNMITGAAQMDGAILVVSAADGPMPQTREHILLARQVGVPYIVVYMNKCDMVDDAELLELVEMEVRELLDKYDFPGDATPIIHGSAKLALEGDKGELGEGSIIKLAEALDSYIPAPKRAIDGPFLMPVEDVFSISGRGTVVTGRVERGIIKVGEEIEIVGISATQKTTCTGVEMFRKLLDQGQAGDNVGVLLRGTKREDVQRGQVLAKPGSITPHTHFTAEVYVLSKDEGGRHTPFFNGYRPQFYFRTTDVTGSIELPAGTEMVMPGDNVSITVKLIAPIAMEEGLRFAIREGGRTVGAGVVAKVIE; this comes from the coding sequence ATGGCAAAAGGTAAATTTGAGCGGACGAAGCCGCACGTGAATGTAGGGACGATTGGGCACGTGGATCATGGCAAGACGACATTGACGGCGGCGATAACCTCGGTGCTGTCGGCGAAGTTTGGCGGAGAAGCCAAGGCCTACGACCAGATTGATGCGGCGCCGGAAGAGAAGGCACGCGGCATCACCATCAACACCGCGCACGTCGAGTACGAGACAGCCAACCGGCACTATGCCCACGTTGACTGTCCGGGCCACGCCGACTACATCAAGAACATGATCACCGGCGCGGCGCAGATGGATGGCGCCATTCTGGTGGTATCGGCCGCAGACGGCCCGATGCCGCAGACGCGCGAACACATCCTGCTCGCGCGCCAGGTCGGCGTACCCTACATCGTCGTCTACATGAACAAGTGCGACATGGTGGACGATGCCGAACTGCTCGAACTGGTTGAAATGGAAGTGCGAGAACTGCTCGACAAATACGACTTCCCCGGCGACGCCACCCCCATCATTCACGGCAGCGCCAAGCTGGCCCTCGAAGGCGACAAGGGTGAACTCGGCGAAGGCTCCATCATCAAGCTGGCCGAAGCCCTCGACAGCTACATCCCGGCCCCGAAGCGCGCCATCGACGGCCCCTTCCTGATGCCGGTGGAAGACGTCTTCTCCATCTCCGGTCGCGGCACTGTCGTTACCGGTCGTGTAGAGCGCGGCATCATCAAGGTGGGTGAAGAAATCGAAATCGTAGGCATCAGCGCCACCCAGAAGACCACCTGCACCGGGGTCGAAATGTTCCGGAAGCTGCTCGACCAGGGCCAGGCCGGCGACAACGTTGGCGTCCTGCTGCGCGGCACCAAGCGCGAAGATGTGCAGCGCGGCCAAGTGCTGGCCAAGCCGGGCAGCATCACCCCGCACACCCACTTCACGGCCGAAGTGTATGTGCTGTCGAAAGATGAAGGCGGTCGTCACACCCCGTTCTTCAACGGTTACCGGCCGCAGTTCTACTTCCGCACCACGGACGTGACGGGCAGCATCGAGCTGCCGGCGGGGACGGAAATGGTGATGCCTGGGGATAATGTCTCGATCACGGTCAAGCTGATCGCCCCGATCGCCATGGAAGAAGGGTTGCGCTTCGCCATCCGCGAGGGCGGCCGCACTGTCGGCGCCGGTGTCGTGGCAAAAGTTATTGAATGA
- the rpsJ gene encoding 30S ribosomal protein S10 gives MQSQRIRIRLKAFDYKLIDQSALEIVDTAKRTGAVVRGPVPLPTRIERFDVLRSPHVNKTSRDQFEIRTHLRLMDIIDPTDKTVDALMKLDLPAGVDVEIKLQ, from the coding sequence ATGCAAAGCCAAAGAATTCGTATCCGCCTCAAGGCCTTCGACTACAAGCTGATTGACCAGTCGGCGCTTGAGATCGTGGATACCGCCAAGCGCACTGGCGCCGTTGTACGTGGCCCGGTGCCGTTGCCGACGCGTATCGAGCGCTTTGATGTGTTGCGTTCACCGCATGTGAACAAGACCTCGCGCGACCAGTTTGAAATTCGTACCCACCTGCGCCTGATGGACATCATCGACCCCACCGACAAAACCGTCGATGCATTGATGAAGCTTGATCTGCCAGCGGGTGTCGATGTCGAAATCAAGTTGCAGTAA
- the rplC gene encoding 50S ribosomal protein L3 encodes MSLGLVGRKVGMTRIFTDDGTSVPVTVLDVSNNRVTQIKTPDTDGYAAVQVTFGKRRASRVIKSAAGHLAKAGVEAGNILKEFRVDAEKLAEFKPGDVISVSIFQPGQKVDVSGTSIGKGFAGAIRRHNFSSQRASHGNSVSHNAPGSIGMAQDPGRVFPGKRMAGHLGDMACTTQNLEVVRIDEARQLLLVRGAVPGAKGGDVVVNPAVKA; translated from the coding sequence ATGAGTCTGGGCCTTGTCGGACGCAAGGTCGGCATGACGCGTATCTTTACCGATGACGGTACTTCCGTCCCGGTTACGGTGCTCGATGTGTCGAACAACCGCGTCACACAAATCAAGACGCCTGATACCGACGGCTATGCCGCCGTACAGGTGACGTTTGGCAAGCGTCGCGCCAGCCGGGTGATCAAATCCGCTGCGGGACACCTCGCCAAGGCCGGCGTCGAAGCCGGAAACATCCTAAAGGAATTTCGCGTCGATGCGGAAAAGCTCGCCGAGTTCAAACCCGGCGATGTGATTTCCGTGTCGATCTTCCAGCCGGGCCAGAAGGTAGATGTCAGTGGCACCTCGATCGGCAAGGGTTTTGCCGGCGCGATCAGGCGTCACAACTTCTCCTCGCAGCGTGCCTCGCACGGCAACTCGGTATCACACAATGCGCCGGGTTCGATCGGCATGGCGCAGGATCCGGGCCGCGTGTTTCCGGGCAAGCGCATGGCGGGTCACCTCGGTGACATGGCCTGTACCACGCAAAACCTCGAAGTCGTGCGCATCGACGAAGCGCGCCAGCTGCTGCTGGTAAGGGGTGCGGTGCCCGGCGCCAAGGGTGGCGACGTGGTCGTTAATCCTGCAGTCAAGGCATAA